A segment of the Bacillus sp. es.034 genome:
ATCAAAACCAACATCATTTTCATGAGTGGCCCCTGCCACGACTTTTCCCTCTGGGAAGGCAAGGAGGTATTGATCATTTGGGGGCATGACGACGGGCCATTCCCCCGTCTCTCCCCCTCCCATTTCCAGATGGAGGATTTGTGCTTTCTGGGAGGTTACAAGAAAGTCTATTCCGAGAGGCTGAAAGAGTTCCTTCGCCCAGGCGCCGGCTGTAACGATCACCCCGTCCGCCTGAAGCATTTCATCCGCTATTTTGACGCCAGTGATCCGGTTTTTTTCGTGTAACAATCCGGCATCCCCTTGTCGGAATGATGCCCCATACTTTTTAGCCCCGTTCAAGAGTGCATCCCGCAGTGCCCTGCCATCTACCCGGGCAGCGCCACTTACGTGTACAGCCTGGAACTCTTCTGATAGCAACGGAAAGCGCTGACTTGTTTCTTCTGAAGTCAGAAGCGTCAGCTCACCGATTTCCGGAGCTTCCTCCCTGCGTTTCTCCGCTCTTTCCATCATTTTATGGAGTTTATGCACCTCCGTGTGGAGACTGATAGCCCCCACACGTTTATAACCTGTTTCAGTCTCGCCGTCTGCTTCAAGCTGTTCGATGATGCTCGGATAATAATTC
Coding sequences within it:
- a CDS encoding FAD-binding oxidoreductase, which translates into the protein MKSYMIIGAGILGASTAYHLAKAGADVTIIDRKDAGQATDAAAGIVCPWLSQRRNKVWYRLAKGGANYYPSIIEQLEADGETETGYKRVGAISLHTEVHKLHKMMERAEKRREEAPEIGELTLLTSEETSQRFPLLSEEFQAVHVSGAARVDGRALRDALLNGAKKYGASFRQGDAGLLHEKNRITGVKIADEMLQADGVIVTAGAWAKELFQPLGIDFLVTSQKAQILHLEMGGGETGEWPVVMPPNDQYLLAFPEGKVVAGATHENDVGFDQRVTAGGLHEILHKAMDVAPGISDGTVVETRVGFRPFTPGFLPVFGAMPGLDDVWVANGLGASGLTVGPYLGSELAKLVMGESTDLDPADYDVAGAIG